Below is a window of Nocardia asteroides DNA.
CGTCGCCCGCGCCGAGGCACGCCTGTTCCGGGTCGGGGTGTATCTCACCGTGCACGCCGCTTCGGAAACCGAACTGGCCGACGAGGTGGCCGCAGTGCGGGCGCTGGCGGCGAGCCTGCTTGTGGACACCTGCACCCTGTCCTACCGGGCAGCTCAAGCCTGGGTGACCACGTTGCCTCTCGGGCTCGACTTGATCCGGGTCCAGCGGACTTTCGACACCACCGCCCTCGCCGCGGCATTCCCCTTCGACTCACCCCAACTCCCCGCCGTCGACCCCGCCCAGGCTGCCCGACCCCAGGGAGTCCTATACGGCCGCGACGCCGCGTCGGGGTTGTTGTTCGTGGACCGTTTCGGGCATGAGGCGCACAACCACAACCTCGTCGTGCTGGGACGTTCGGGCGCGGGCAAGTCGTATCTGGTCAAAACCGAGATCCTTCGGGCGTTGTATCGCGGGATCGAGCAGGTCGTGATCGATCCCGAAGACGAATACCGCCGCCTCGCCGAGTCCGTGGGCGGCACCCACATCCGCCTCGGCGCACCCGGGGTGCGGCTCAACCCGTTCGATCTGGAAGTCCACACCCGATCCGACGGCCGCCGCAGCGCACCAGCCGATGGGCTCACCCGACGCAAGCTGTTCTGCCACACCCTGATCCAGGTGCTGCTGGGAAACCAGAACGCCGCGCAACGGGCGGCCCTGGACGCCGCGCTGGCAGCCACCTACACCGCCGCCGGGATCACCGACGACCCCACCACCTGGACCCTGCCCGCGCCCACGCTGAGCGGACTGCGTGATCAGCTCGGCCAGCTCGGCACACCCGCTGGGGCCGAGCTGGCTGCCGGGCTGCACCCCTACACCGGGCAGGGAGCCTATGCCGGGCTGCTCGACGGGCCCACCACCACCGAACCCGAGGGTGGGCTGATCGTGTTCTCGCTGCGGGAGCTGCCCGACGAGCTGAAAACCATCGGCACCCTGCTCGTGCTGGACCTCACCTGGAGGCGGGTATCGAACCCAGGCCAGCGTCGGCCTCGCATGATCACCGTGGACGAGGCATGGCTACTGCTGCGCGAACCTGCCGGAGCCGCATTCCTGTTCCGAGCGGCGAAGAGCTTCCGCAAACACTGGGCCGGACTCACCGTCGCCACCCAGGACTGCGCGGATGTGCTCTCGACCGATCTGGGGCGCGCGATCATCTCCAATGCCGCGACCCAGATCCTGCTGCGCCAGGCACCTCAAGCCATCGACGAGGTCGCCACCGCCTTCCACCTCTCCGACGGCGAGCAACAGTTCCTCCTCTCCGCCGCACGCGGTTCGGGACTTCTCGCGGTCGGCGGCGACCGCGCGGTATTCGGGTCGCTGGCCTCGGCCACCGAGAACGCGCTCATCACCACCGATCCCGGCGAACTAGCAGCGGCCACGGAATCGCAGGACACCGAAGTCGGCATCGACTCCGACGAGACGGCCCACGAAACAGTCGACCGATGGGCGGCGTGAACCCGCCTCCGCTGCCCGCTCCGTCGCCAGCGGCGGAATCGTTGCCGGGGGACGGTGGCCGGTCAAGGACCACGCCGCGCCGGTCCGCGCGTCTACCCCGCCAGAACGGCGCTGGCCGCCGGATGCCGTGGTTCGGCATCCCGGGTGGGGATGCGGGCGGTCATGGCGGCAGAAACGGTGCAAGAGAAGACATTTGACGCCGTGGCCGCTACGGAGCGTTCATGGACCCCGCTGCACAGGGATCCGGACGGTTCCCGAGACGTGCCACAACCCACCAAACAGCCACCACCGCACACGTTTTCGGAGCGTGTGGTAGCCGGAGAAGGAGAACGATCCATGGACGAGGAATTCTCGGATGAGGCCGTGGTGATCCCGCTGAACAAGCGCGCTCGCCGCTCGCACACCGGCGACGAGGTGCCGGGGCACGTCGACGCCCGCGTGGGTGAACTGACGGCCTCGTTCCAGATCCGCTACGTCAGCGGGGCCGAGGCCGAACATGTCGCCGACCGGCAAGCCCGCGCGATCTCGGCGCTGCTGCGCTGGCTCGACAGCCACGACCCGGCCCCCGCCGAGCTGGTCGATCTCGACGCCATCACCGCCGACGGTGAGCAGGAGGCGGCATGAGCCTGCCCGCATTCGCCGGATCCGACAGCCCGGACCTGCTCGGGATGGGCGGCTCGTCCCCGGTCCCGGTGGCGGTGTTCCTGCGCACCTCGACCCGGGATTTGCAGGACCCCACGTTGTCGCTGCCGCGCCAGCTCGACAACTGCCGCAAGGTGCTGCCGAACGGGTTCGTGATCGTCGCGTTCTTCTACGACGTCGAATCCTCCCGCAAAGACCTCGAACTGCGTGGCCTGGGCAGCGCGCACGAGGCGTTCGACATCCCCATCCCGCGTGACGGCGGTTTGGCCGATCTGATGGCCGAAGCCCGCCACCCCAATCGCCGGTTCGAAGCGGTCGTGGTCGAGGAGATCGAACGCGCCGCCCGGTGGACCCACCAGTCCACCCAGCTCGAACACGAGCTGGAAAAGGTCGGGGTGCCACTGTTTGCCGCCGACGAGGGACCGATCTCGCTGTCGGAGAAACGTGCCACCCAGATCCTCGTGCGCCGCATGAAACAAGGTGTCGCCGAATGGTTCCTGCGTCACACCCTCGAACAATCGTGGGAGGGATTCCGCGAACACGCCAAACAGGGCTGGAACATCGGCAAAGCCTGCCACGGCTACCGCAACGAGAAACTCCCACACCCTGTCGCCGCGAAACGCGAGGAGGGCCGCACCAAATCCCGGCTCGTCGTGGACCCCGAACGCGCACCCGCCGTGGTGCGGATCTTCCAGCTGCGTCACGACGAGAACCTCGCCTACCAGGTGATCGCCGAACGGCTCAACACCGACCCCGACCGCTACCCGCCCCCGCAACCCAACAGCGGCAAACGCGCCCGGGGCCGCTGGTCGGGGTCCTCGGTCCGCGAGATCCTGATCAACCCCAAATACACCGGCTACATGGTGTGGAACCGGCGCGCCAGCAAGAAAGGCGGCGCGCTCGTCCCGCCCGAGAAATGGGTGTGGTCACCCGAGCCCACCCACGAACCCCTGGTCACCCGCGCGGTGTGGGACGCGGTGCAAAACAACAGGACCACCCGCCAGGGGTCGCGGATGAGCGTGAAGAACACCCACCCCGACACCTACCGCACCTACGTGCTGCGCTCGTTCGTCCACCACCAGCAGTGCAACAAGAGGATGTTCGGCAAAACCCGCAAGGGCTACGGCTACTACACCTGCCAACCCAAACTCGACCTCGTCGGCAAACCCGAGGAATACGCCGACCACCCCCGCTCGGTGTACGTGCGCGAAGACAGGCTCCTCGACTGCGTCGAGACGTTCTTCAACGAACGCGTCTTCGGTCCCGACCGCGCGACCCTGCTGCGCCATCAACTACGCGGGCAGTCCTCGAGCAAGGGCCACGACCTCGAGCAGCGGGCCGCCGCGATCCACAAGACCCTCACCGACATCGCCCGACGACAGGACAACCTGCTCGCCGAGCTGGAATCCCGCCCCATCACCGGCGGCGACGAGCTGTCCGACGCCTGGGCCGAACGGTTGCGTCGCCGCTACACCGAACTCGAACAGCAACGCCGCACCAAAAACGCCGAGCTGGAGACCCTGCGTGAACAAGCCGCCCGCCAGCAACCCGACGAACCCGCTCTCCTGGACCACCTGCCCCGGCTAACGCTGCATCTCACCCGCGCCCCCGACGTCCTGCAACGCGACCTGTACGAGGCGTTCGGCATCAAGATCGTCTACGACCACACCGGCAAACACGTGACCATCTACGCCACGCTGACCGAAGAAACACTCCCCGACGCCGCCACAGCCGCCGCACCGCTGACCCCCGCTACAACCCCCGAAACGGGGCCCGTACCGCCACCAGCGCACAGCGGCGGCGGTACGGGGCTACCCGGCACGCCACGGGAAACCGCTACTACAGTTGCCCATGTTCTTCGTGCCCCCGGCAGGAATCGAACCTGCGACCTAGGGATTAGAAGGCCCTTGCTCTATCCAACTGAGCTACGGAGGCAGTGGCATCCACCTTGGCCGAACTCGGCCCCGGTGTCCAGCGCGAAAAGTATAGCGACCGACCAGATCTATGGGCGGGGTCGGCGGCGACGACGCCCCATCGGGGCGGCTCGGAGCAGGCCGAACTACCCTCGTGGTCATGTCGTTATCGCAGGACCCCTCCGCTGGAACCGCCGTGGACGGCGCGCCACCGGCGGAAGCGGGTCGCGTGGCGCCGGCGGGGAACACCGCGCTTTTCGGTGTGCTGAGTGTCGTCGCGGGTGCGATGGCGGCGGTTGTCGCGGCCATCGTGGTCGGGTTGTCGGCGGCGCAGGCGCTGAGTCTGCTGGGTATACCCGATCCGGGACCGTTGACAACATATGGCTTGCCCGCGCTGCGCGCGGTGGCCGATCTGGCCGCCGCGGTGACCGTCGGGTCCCTGCTGTTCGCCGCGTTCCTGCTGCCGCCCCGCGACAGCGGCCTGCTCGAAGCGGGCGGGTATCGGGCGGTGCGCCGCGCCTCCGACGCCGCGCTGGTCTGGGCGGCGTGCGCGGCGCTGCTGGTGCCGTTGACCGTCTCCGACACCACGGGCCAGCCGGTGGGCGACATCTGGCGGCCCGAGGTGCTGTGGCCGGTGATCACGCAGGTCGAGGTGGCGGGCGCCTGGCGCACGACCACCCTGTTCGCGCTGATCGTGGCCATCGGCTGCCGGCTGGCGCTGCGCTGGGGCTGGACGCCGCTGCTGCTGGCGGGTTCGCTGATCACGATGATGCCGCTGGCGCTGACCGGGCATTCGTCCTCCGGTGGCGCCCACGACGTGGCCACCAACTCGCTGATCCTGCACATGGTCGCCGCCGCGGTGTGGGTCGGTGGCCTGATCGCCGTGCTCGCCAACGCGCTGCGCGGCGGCGCGGGCACCGATGTCGCCGCGCGGCGGTTCTCGGTGTTCGCGACGATCGCCTTCGTGGTGATCGGGCTCAGCGGCGTGATCAACGCCTGGGTTCGGGTGCCCGCGGGCGACCTGTTCGACACCACCTACGGCAAGCTCGTCCTCGCCAAGGCGGCGGCCCTGCTGGTCCTGGGCGTGCTCGGCTTCCTGCAGCGCCGGGCCGCGCTGCCCGCGCTCGCCGCGGACCCGCGCGATCGGACGGCGCTGATCCGCTTCGCCGGGGTGGAGATGCTGATCTTCGCGGCCACCATCGGCCTGGCCGTCGGTCTGGGCCGCACCCCGCCGCCACCGCCCACCTCGATCCCCACGCCCGTCGAGGTGGAACTGGGCTACACGCTGGCCGGGCCGCCGACGGTGAGCAGGCTGCTGTTCGACTGGCGCTTCGACCTGATCTTCGGCACCTTGGCGATCGTCCTCGCGGCCCTGTACCTGCTGGGGGTGTATCGCCTGCGCAAGCGCGGCGACGCCTGGCCGATCGGGCGCACCATCGCCTGGTGCAGCGGCTGCCTGGTGCTGCTGCTGGCCACGTCCTCGGGTGTCGGCCGGTATTCGCCCGCCATGTTCAGCGTGCACATGGGCGCGCACATGGCACTGTCGATGCTGGCGCCGATCCTGCTCGCCCTCGGCGGCGCGGTGACGCTGGCGCTGCGCGCGCTGCCGCCCGCGGGCAAGGGCGGGGTGCCCGGCCCGCGCGAGTGGATCCTGGCCGCGGTGCACAACCCGGTCTCCCGGTTCCTCACCCAGCCGGTGGTCGCGTCGATCATCTTCGTCGCCGGCTTCTACGCGCTGTACCTGGGCGGGATCTTCGACGCCACCGTCGACTCGCACGCCGCGCACCTGATGATGAACGCGCACTTCCTGCTCAGCGGCTACCTGTTCTACTGGGTGGTGATCGGCATCGATCCCAAGCCGCGCGAGGTGGCGCCGCTGACCAAGCTGGGCATGGTCTTCGGCACGCTGCCGTTCCACGCGTTCTTCGGCATCGCGCTGATGAGCATGACGACCGTGCTCGGCGGCTGGTTCTACCGCACGCTCGGTCTCGGCTGGAACATCGACCTGCTGGCCGACCAGCGCAACGGCGGCAGTTTCGCCTGGGCCAGCGGTGAGGTGCCGCTGGTGGTGGTGATGCTGGCCCTGCTGATCCAGTGGTCGCGCAGCGATCAGCGGCTGGCCAAGCGCACCGACCGCGCCGCCGACCGCGACAACGACGCCGACCTGTCCGCTTACAACGCGATGTACGCCGAACTGGCGCGTCGTGACGGCGAGGTGCGCCGGTGAGCGGACGCGGTGTGCCTGCGCCCGAATCGACCTCTCGCGCCGAACCGCCCCGCGTGCTCCGCACCGACGTGCGGTCGGCGCGGCGCAGACTGGCCGGGCGGGTCCGCAAGACCCCGGTGTTCCACACCAGCGTGGACGGGCCCGACGGTCCGGTGCCGGTCTCGCTGAAGCTGGAGTTCCTGCAGCACGGCGGCACGTTCAAGGTGCGCGGCGCGCTCAACGCGCTGCTGGCCGCGGGCGAGCAGGCCGACCATGTCGTGGTGGCCTCCGGCGGCAATGCCGGGATCGCGGTGGCGTTGGCCGCGGCGCAGCTGGGCAAGGCCTGCACGGTGGTGGTGCCCGAGTCGGCGCCGCACACCAAGGTCGCCGCGATGTGGGCGCACGGCGCCGAGGTGCTCTGGCACGGCACCAGCTACGCCGAGGCGCAGCGCCGGGCCGTCACCCTGGCGGACGAGCGGGGCGCCGTCCAGCTGCACGCCTACGACATGCCCGCGGTGGTCGCCGGCGCCGGTGTCATCGGGCTGGAGCTGGAGGAACAGGTGCGCGGCAGGCCGCCGGTGCTGGCCGCGGTCGGCGGCGGTGGCCTCATCGCCGGGCTGGGCGCCGCGCTGGGCAAGCGCAGGCAGATCGTCGGCATCGAGTCCGAGCACACTCCGGCGCTGTCGGCCGCGCTCGCGGCGGGACGGCCCGTCGAGGTGGGCGTGCAGCCCAGGCCCACCGAACTGCTGTGCGCCACCCGGGTCGGCGACATCGCGTTCGACATCGCCCGCCGCCACCGCATGCCCGCCCTCGCGGTGGCCGACGACGCCATCGGCCGGGCCCGCGAATACCTGTGGCGCGAATTCCGCGTGGTCGTGGAGCTCGAGGGCGCCGCCGCCCTGGCCGCCGTCCAGAGCGGCGTCTACCGCCCCGACCCCGGGGTCCGCCCGATCGTCGTCCTCTGCGGCGCGAACACCGAACTCCCCGTCCTCTGACACGCGGTGCGGAATATTTCGGGGCGGGTGGGCGCTGTACCACCGGCTTCCGGGGAGGATGTGGGTGAGTATGCATCCACCCCGGTGACTGCCGTACCCTCTACGACCGCGGCGGATTCCCTCCCGGCGCGATCGCCGGTTGCGGTGCCGATCGACGGCACACCCGCGCGGGTCGACGCCTGAGGGCTGGTCCGCGGCACCCGGCCCGCTCCGCATCTCACCCCCGTTACCCGCACCGATAGGCTTCCGTATATGGCTGAGTTCATTTATCAGATGATCAAGGTTCGCAAGGCGCACGGCGACAAGGTCATCCTCGACGACGTGACGCTGAACTTCCTGCCCGGCGCCAAGATCGGTGTGGTCGGACCGAACGGCGCGGGTAAATCCTCCGTGCTGAAGATCATGGCGGGACTGGACCGGCCCAACAACGGTGAGGCGTTCCTCGCGCCGGGCGCCACCGTCGGCATCCTGCAGCAGGAGCCGCCGCTCAACGAGGAGAAGACCGTCCGCGGCAACGTGGAGGAGGGCCTCGGCGAGGTCAAGGTGAAGCTGGACCGCTTCAACGAGATCGCCGAGCTCATGGCCACCGACTACTCCGACGAGCTCATGGACGAGATGGGCAAGCTGCAGGAGTTCCTCGACCACGCCGACGCGTGGGACGTCGACTCCCAGCTCGAGCAGGCCATGGACGCGCTGCGTTGCCCGCCGCCGGACGAGCCGGTCACCAACCTCTCCGGTGGTGAGCGCCGCCGCGTGGCGCTGTGCAAGCTGCTGCTGAGCAAGCCCGACCTGCTGCTCCTCGACGAGCCCACCAACCACCTCGACGCCGAGAGCGTGCTGTGGCTCGAGCAGCACCTGGCCTCCTACCCGGGCGCCGTGCTGGCCGTCACCCACGACCGGTACTTCCTCGACAATGTCGCCGAGTGGATCCTCGAGCTCGACCGCGGCCGCGCGTACCCGTACGAGGGCAACTACTCCACCTACCTGGAGAAGAAGGCCCAGCGGCTGGAGGTGCAGGGCAAGAAGGACCAGAAGCTGCAGAAGCGCCTCAAGGAGGAGCTGGCCTGGGTGCGTTCCGGCGCCAAGGCCCGCCAGGCCAAGAACAAGGCCCGCCTCGGCCGCTACGAGGAGATGGCCGCGGAGGCCGAGAAGCACCGCAAGCTGGACTTCGAGGAGATCCAGATCCCCGCAGGTCCGCGCCTGGGCGACATCGTGGTCAACGTGTCGAACCTGGACAAGGGCTTCGGCGACCGTCAGCTGATCAAGGATCTGTCCTTCACGCTGCCGCGCAACGGCATCGTCGGCGTGATCGGCCCCAACGGTGTCGGTAAGACCACGCTGTTCAAGACCATCGTCGGGCTGGAGGCGCCGGACAGCGGCGAGGTGAAGGTCGGCGAGACGGTCAAGCTCAGCTACGTCGACCAGAACCGCGCCGGCATCGACCCGAACAAGAACGTCTGGCAGGTCGTCTCCGACGGCCTCGACTTCATCGAGGTCGGCAACCAGGAGATGCCCTCGCGCGCCTACGTCAGCGCGTTCGGCTTCAAGGGCCCGGACCAGCAGAAGCCGGCC
It encodes the following:
- a CDS encoding PrgI family protein, with product MSTIVRIPADVDRSDRLLGPFTARQLAVLATTAVLLYSTWAAARTVLALPVFAVAAALVFVVVAVAVLTRRDGLSADLLLVAAIRHRLRPHRLARTRVQAHPKWISRRSTRTRSQPPTPALLTAQAARLPKSVSASSGGGGDVAVIDLGADGLAVLAVAGTLNLSLRTPAEQDSLVGQLAGWLHTLRQPVQILVRSARLDLTEHITGLHTAASQMSADLAAAALDHADHLADLAAREDPVHRQVLLIWREQTASLASTGLRARLPGRKQAQRTLSGGARRAAESRLLRRMNEAADVLHPLGISVTALDNDAATAVLTSCTNPESLVSPAADITTADTVITTDPDTPTPDPFAGEGLDRFAPESLTIGTRHLEIGSDWSATLAVTGYPREVTAGWLAPLLSHPGRVEVAVHVEPVDPATAATRLRRQQARLESSRMHDLGRGRLTDPQVDVAVEDAADLSARVARAEARLFRVGVYLTVHAASETELADEVAAVRALAASLLVDTCTLSYRAAQAWVTTLPLGLDLIRVQRTFDTTALAAAFPFDSPQLPAVDPAQAARPQGVLYGRDAASGLLFVDRFGHEAHNHNLVVLGRSGAGKSYLVKTEILRALYRGIEQVVIDPEDEYRRLAESVGGTHIRLGAPGVRLNPFDLEVHTRSDGRRSAPADGLTRRKLFCHTLIQVLLGNQNAAQRAALDAALAATYTAAGITDDPTTWTLPAPTLSGLRDQLGQLGTPAGAELAAGLHPYTGQGAYAGLLDGPTTTEPEGGLIVFSLRELPDELKTIGTLLVLDLTWRRVSNPGQRRPRMITVDEAWLLLREPAGAAFLFRAAKSFRKHWAGLTVATQDCADVLSTDLGRAIISNAATQILLRQAPQAIDEVATAFHLSDGEQQFLLSAARGSGLLAVGGDRAVFGSLASATENALITTDPGELAAATESQDTEVGIDSDETAHETVDRWAA
- a CDS encoding cytochrome c oxidase assembly protein gives rise to the protein MSLSQDPSAGTAVDGAPPAEAGRVAPAGNTALFGVLSVVAGAMAAVVAAIVVGLSAAQALSLLGIPDPGPLTTYGLPALRAVADLAAAVTVGSLLFAAFLLPPRDSGLLEAGGYRAVRRASDAALVWAACAALLVPLTVSDTTGQPVGDIWRPEVLWPVITQVEVAGAWRTTTLFALIVAIGCRLALRWGWTPLLLAGSLITMMPLALTGHSSSGGAHDVATNSLILHMVAAAVWVGGLIAVLANALRGGAGTDVAARRFSVFATIAFVVIGLSGVINAWVRVPAGDLFDTTYGKLVLAKAAALLVLGVLGFLQRRAALPALAADPRDRTALIRFAGVEMLIFAATIGLAVGLGRTPPPPPTSIPTPVEVELGYTLAGPPTVSRLLFDWRFDLIFGTLAIVLAALYLLGVYRLRKRGDAWPIGRTIAWCSGCLVLLLATSSGVGRYSPAMFSVHMGAHMALSMLAPILLALGGAVTLALRALPPAGKGGVPGPREWILAAVHNPVSRFLTQPVVASIIFVAGFYALYLGGIFDATVDSHAAHLMMNAHFLLSGYLFYWVVIGIDPKPREVAPLTKLGMVFGTLPFHAFFGIALMSMTTVLGGWFYRTLGLGWNIDLLADQRNGGSFAWASGEVPLVVVMLALLIQWSRSDQRLAKRTDRAADRDNDADLSAYNAMYAELARRDGEVRR
- the ettA gene encoding energy-dependent translational throttle protein EttA, producing the protein MAEFIYQMIKVRKAHGDKVILDDVTLNFLPGAKIGVVGPNGAGKSSVLKIMAGLDRPNNGEAFLAPGATVGILQQEPPLNEEKTVRGNVEEGLGEVKVKLDRFNEIAELMATDYSDELMDEMGKLQEFLDHADAWDVDSQLEQAMDALRCPPPDEPVTNLSGGERRRVALCKLLLSKPDLLLLDEPTNHLDAESVLWLEQHLASYPGAVLAVTHDRYFLDNVAEWILELDRGRAYPYEGNYSTYLEKKAQRLEVQGKKDQKLQKRLKEELAWVRSGAKARQAKNKARLGRYEEMAAEAEKHRKLDFEEIQIPAGPRLGDIVVNVSNLDKGFGDRQLIKDLSFTLPRNGIVGVIGPNGVGKTTLFKTIVGLEAPDSGEVKVGETVKLSYVDQNRAGIDPNKNVWQVVSDGLDFIEVGNQEMPSRAYVSAFGFKGPDQQKPAGVLSGGERNRLNLALTLKQGGNLILLDEPTNDLDVETLSSLENALEQFPGCAVVISHDRWFLDRTCTHILAWEGDNDNEAKWFWFEGNFEAYEANKIDRLGAEAARPHRVTHRKLTRD
- a CDS encoding serine/threonine dehydratase; amino-acid sequence: MSGRGVPAPESTSRAEPPRVLRTDVRSARRRLAGRVRKTPVFHTSVDGPDGPVPVSLKLEFLQHGGTFKVRGALNALLAAGEQADHVVVASGGNAGIAVALAAAQLGKACTVVVPESAPHTKVAAMWAHGAEVLWHGTSYAEAQRRAVTLADERGAVQLHAYDMPAVVAGAGVIGLELEEQVRGRPPVLAAVGGGGLIAGLGAALGKRRQIVGIESEHTPALSAALAAGRPVEVGVQPRPTELLCATRVGDIAFDIARRHRMPALAVADDAIGRAREYLWREFRVVVELEGAAALAAVQSGVYRPDPGVRPIVVLCGANTELPVL